The Halopseudomonas sabulinigri genome window below encodes:
- the pstA gene encoding phosphate ABC transporter permease PstA, whose translation MHTVKQSNFTTWFKSGSPWVWMNAGAVAIAVIMTLGLLILIAVRGLSHFWPADIVEAEYTIPGQPAITLLGEVTTREQVPTERLQGAGLPVDPEKTEFMDRELLKVGNRDLYGADFRWIVADWLSDERYPEDVIAIERREWGNFYGYLLSVSHDGKVVAEGEQAIDALQAAVERASGIYDEIHSLETGAIGKINTELERLRLRERGYELDNALTADRQAELEAERAVQNARYAELESELVDLYREFNRDSIMTRAMDGQEKRISLSAIVRVFQPNAMGITDKIGHYFAKLWEFVSDEPREANTEGGVFPAIFGTVLMVLLMSIIVTPFGVLAAVYLREYAKQGFVTRTIRIAVNNLAGVPSIVYGVFGLGFFIYFLGGNIDQLFFREALPSPTLGTGGMLWASLTLALLTVPVVIVATEEGLTRIPRSLREGSLALGATKAETLWKVILPMSSPAMMTGLILAVARAAGEVAPLMLVGVVKLAPTLPLNANYPYLHLDQKFMHLGFHIYDVGFQSPNVEAARPLVYATALLLVGVIASLNFAAVAIRNHLREKYKALEN comes from the coding sequence ATGCACACAGTGAAACAGAGCAACTTCACAACCTGGTTTAAATCAGGCAGCCCCTGGGTCTGGATGAATGCAGGCGCGGTCGCCATCGCGGTGATCATGACCCTGGGCCTGCTGATTCTGATTGCAGTCCGCGGCCTCAGCCACTTCTGGCCGGCCGACATCGTCGAAGCCGAATACACTATCCCCGGCCAGCCGGCGATTACCCTGCTGGGCGAGGTAACCACCCGCGAACAGGTGCCAACCGAGCGCCTGCAGGGCGCCGGCCTGCCGGTGGATCCGGAAAAGACCGAGTTCATGGATCGCGAGTTGCTGAAAGTCGGCAACCGTGATCTGTACGGCGCCGACTTCCGCTGGATCGTCGCCGACTGGCTGAGCGATGAGCGCTACCCGGAAGACGTCATTGCGATCGAACGTCGTGAATGGGGCAACTTCTACGGTTATCTGCTGAGCGTCAGTCACGACGGCAAAGTGGTAGCCGAGGGCGAGCAGGCGATCGACGCCTTGCAAGCCGCCGTTGAACGCGCCTCCGGCATCTATGACGAAATACACTCGCTGGAAACCGGTGCCATCGGCAAGATCAATACCGAGCTGGAGCGCCTGCGGCTGCGTGAGCGCGGCTACGAGCTGGACAACGCGCTGACAGCGGATCGTCAGGCCGAATTGGAAGCCGAGCGCGCGGTGCAGAATGCCCGTTACGCCGAACTCGAGAGCGAGCTGGTTGATCTGTATCGCGAATTCAATCGCGACAGCATCATGACTCGTGCCATGGACGGGCAGGAAAAGCGCATCAGCCTGTCGGCTATCGTGCGGGTATTTCAGCCCAACGCCATGGGCATTACCGACAAGATTGGTCACTACTTCGCCAAGCTGTGGGAGTTCGTCAGCGACGAACCGCGTGAGGCCAACACCGAGGGCGGTGTGTTCCCCGCGATCTTCGGCACCGTACTCATGGTGCTGCTGATGTCGATCATCGTGACCCCCTTTGGCGTGCTCGCGGCGGTATACCTGCGTGAATACGCCAAACAGGGGTTCGTGACCCGCACCATCCGTATTGCAGTGAACAATCTGGCCGGCGTGCCGTCGATTGTGTACGGCGTGTTCGGGCTGGGCTTCTTTATCTACTTCCTGGGCGGCAATATCGACCAGCTATTTTTTCGCGAGGCGCTGCCCTCGCCCACGCTGGGCACCGGCGGCATGCTTTGGGCCTCGTTGACCCTGGCGCTGTTGACCGTGCCGGTGGTGATTGTCGCCACTGAAGAAGGCTTGACGCGGATTCCCCGCTCCCTGCGTGAAGGTTCGCTGGCGCTGGGTGCGACCAAGGCTGAGACGCTGTGGAAGGTGATTCTGCCGATGTCCAGCCCGGCGATGATGACCGGTCTGATCCTGGCCGTGGCCCGCGCTGCCGGTGAGGTAGCGCCGCTGATGCTGGTGGGCGTAGTCAAGCTGGCGCCGACGCTGCCGCTGAACGCCAACTACCCTTACTTGCACCTGGATCAGAAGTTCATGCACCTGGGCTTTCATATCTACGACGTTGGCTTTCAGAGCCCGAACGTCGAGGCGGCCCGGCCGCTGGTTTATGCCACCGCGCTGTTGCTGGTGGGCGTGATTGCCTCGCTGAACTTTGCGGCGGTTGCGATTCGAAATCACCTGCGCGAAAAATACAAAGCGCTGGAAAACTGA
- a CDS encoding c-type cytochrome — protein sequence MKRLLLPVLTASALFAAGSGFASEGEDLYKSKACVACHQIDTKLVGPAYTEVAKKYAGQDGAVETVAGHIKNGVSGIWGPIPMPPNQVTDEEAKILAEWVLSHN from the coding sequence ATGAAACGCCTACTGTTACCGGTACTGACCGCCAGCGCGCTTTTCGCCGCCGGCTCGGGCTTCGCCAGCGAAGGTGAAGACCTGTACAAGAGCAAGGCGTGTGTCGCCTGCCACCAGATCGACACCAAGTTGGTTGGCCCCGCCTACACCGAGGTGGCCAAAAAGTACGCCGGCCAGGACGGCGCGGTCGAAACCGTCGCCGGGCATATCAAGAATGGCGTCTCCGGCATCTGGGGCCCGATTCCCATGCCACCGAATCAGGTAACCGACGAAGAGGCCAAGATATTGGCCGAGTGGGTGCTCAGCCACAACTGA
- the phoU gene encoding phosphate signaling complex protein PhoU — protein sequence MPDKELFNQHISQQFNAELEEIRTQLLEMGGLVEKQINDAIVALIEGDAKLAEQVREKDEAINQMELDIDQECMRILARRQPAASDLRLVISISKIIVDLERIGDEASKIARRAIDLVEAGQAPKGYVECRHIGHHVRRMVQEALDAFARMDTDQAFSVAREDKSVDQEYKSAMREMITFMMEDPRSISRVLNILWVLRSLERVGDHARNVAEHVIYLVKGTDVRHIGLKRMEAEVRKDSAPE from the coding sequence ATGCCAGATAAAGAATTGTTTAATCAGCACATCTCCCAGCAATTCAACGCTGAGTTGGAGGAAATCCGTACCCAGCTGCTGGAGATGGGCGGTTTGGTCGAGAAGCAGATCAACGACGCCATAGTGGCGCTGATCGAAGGTGACGCCAAGCTGGCCGAGCAGGTCCGCGAAAAGGACGAGGCCATCAACCAGATGGAGCTGGATATCGACCAGGAGTGCATGCGCATTCTCGCTCGCCGCCAGCCTGCGGCCAGCGACCTGCGTCTGGTTATCAGCATCAGCAAGATCATCGTTGACCTGGAGCGCATTGGCGACGAGGCCTCCAAGATCGCCCGGCGCGCCATTGATCTGGTGGAAGCCGGTCAAGCACCCAAGGGTTACGTCGAGTGCCGCCACATCGGACATCATGTGCGCCGCATGGTGCAGGAAGCGCTCGACGCCTTTGCCCGTATGGACACCGATCAGGCGTTCTCGGTAGCGCGCGAAGACAAGTCGGTGGATCAGGAATACAAATCGGCGATGCGCGAGATGATCACCTTCATGATGGAAGATCCACGCTCCATCTCGCGGGTGCTCAATATCCTCTGGGTACTGCGTTCACTGGAGCGGGTGGGCGACCACGCGCGTAATGTGGCGGAGCATGTGATCTATCTGGTCAAGGGTACCGATGTGCGTCACATAGGCCTCAAGCGCATGGAAGCCGAGGTACGCAAGGACAGCGCGCCGGAGTAA
- the pstB gene encoding phosphate ABC transporter ATP-binding protein PstB: protein MSNSTKTHAMDMSALGRPQQDMSMDQESIALEVPGLSLFYDTKQALHNVSIKIPRNRVTAFIGPSGCGKSTLLRCFNRMNDLVDSCRVDGQILLDGKDIYAKGVNVSELRRRVGMVFQKPNPFPKSIYENVAYGLRIQGVNNKRTLDEAVEWSLKGAALWDEVKDRLNESALGMSGGQQQRLVIARTIAVEPEVLLLDEPASALDPISTLKIEELINELKSKFTIVIVTHNMQQAARVSDYTAFMYMGELIEFGDTNTLFTNPSKKQTEDYITGRYG, encoded by the coding sequence ATGTCTAACAGTACCAAAACCCACGCAATGGATATGAGCGCCCTGGGTCGCCCGCAGCAAGACATGAGCATGGATCAGGAAAGCATCGCGCTGGAAGTGCCTGGCCTGAGCCTGTTCTACGATACCAAGCAGGCGCTGCACAACGTCAGCATCAAGATTCCACGCAATCGCGTAACTGCCTTTATCGGTCCGTCCGGTTGCGGCAAATCCACCCTGCTGCGCTGCTTCAACCGCATGAACGACCTGGTCGACAGCTGCCGCGTCGACGGGCAGATTCTGCTCGACGGCAAGGACATCTACGCCAAGGGCGTGAACGTGTCCGAGCTGCGCCGCCGCGTGGGTATGGTGTTCCAGAAGCCCAATCCGTTCCCCAAATCGATCTACGAAAACGTTGCCTACGGCCTGCGCATTCAAGGCGTCAACAACAAGCGTACGCTGGATGAAGCCGTTGAATGGTCGCTCAAGGGCGCCGCGCTGTGGGATGAGGTGAAGGATCGTCTGAACGAGTCGGCCCTGGGCATGTCCGGCGGTCAACAGCAGCGTCTGGTGATCGCCCGGACCATCGCCGTGGAACCCGAAGTGCTGCTGCTGGATGAACCGGCTTCGGCGCTGGACCCGATCTCGACGCTGAAAATCGAAGAGCTGATCAACGAGCTGAAGTCGAAGTTCACCATTGTCATCGTGACCCACAACATGCAGCAGGCGGCGCGGGTATCCGACTACACTGCGTTCATGTACATGGGCGAGCTGATCGAGTTTGGTGACACCAACACCCTGTTCACCAACCCGTCGAAGAAACAGACGGAAGACTACATCACTGGCCGCTACGGCTAA